Proteins encoded within one genomic window of Corvus moneduloides isolate bCorMon1 chromosome 20, bCorMon1.pri, whole genome shotgun sequence:
- the CORO6 gene encoding coronin-6 isoform X5: MSRRVVRQSKFRHVFGQPVKADQMYEDIRVSKVTCDSSFCAVNPKFVAIIVESGGGGAFIVLPLAKTGRVDKNHPLVTGHTAPVLDIDWCPHNDNVIASASEDTTVMVWQIPDYVPVRNITEPVVTLEGHSKRVSIISWHPTARNVLLSAGCDNLVILWNVGTGEMLLALDDMHTDLIYNVGWNRNGSLLVTTCKDKKVRVIDPRKQQIIANNFEEPIALQEMDTSNGVLLPFYDADSSIVYLCGKGDSSIRYFEITDEAPYVHYLNTYSSKEPQRGMGFMPKRGLDVSKCEIARFFKLHERKCEPIVMTVPRKSDLFQDDLYPDTPGPEPALEADEWLSGKDAEPILISLRDGYVPIKNRELKVVKKNILDSKPPPGPRRSHSSCNSDYFSQPALEEVLEEIRALKETVQAQEKRISDLENKLCQFTNGTD; this comes from the exons ATGAGCCGCCGCGTGGTGCGCCAGAGCAAGTTCCGGCACGTGTTCGGGCAGCCGGTGAAGGCAGACCAGATGTACGAGGACATCCGTGTCTCCAAGGTGACATGTGACAGCTCCTTCTGCGCCGTCAACCCCAAGTTTGTGGCCATCATTGTGGAGTCTGGTGGTGGTGGGGCCTTCATTGTCCTGCCCCTTGCCAAG ACAGGACGGGTGGACAAGAACCACCCGCTGGTGACAGGACACACAGCACCCGTGCTGGACATCGACTGGTGTCCCCACAACGACAACGTCATCGCCAGCGCCTCGGAGGACACCACCGTCATG GTGTGGCAGATCCCTGACTATGTCCCCGTGCGCAACATCACGGAGCCCGTGGTGACACTGGAGGGACACTCCAAGCGGGTGAGCATCATCTCCTGGCACCCCACCGCCCGCAACGTCCTGCTCAGCGCAG gctgtgacAACCTGGTGATCCTCTGGAACGTGGGGACGGGGGAGATGCTGCTGGCGCTGGATGACATGCACACCGACCTCATCTACAACGTGGGCTGGAACCGCAATGGCAGCCTCCTCGTCACCACCTGCAAGGACAAGAAGGTCCGTGTCATCGACCCCCGCAAGCAGCAGATCATAGCG AATAACTTTGAGGAGCCCATTGCCCTGCAAGAGATGGACACGAGCAATGGGGTCCTGCTGCCCTTCTATGACGCCGATTCCAGCATCGTCTACCTCTGCGGGAAG GGTGACAGCAGCATCCGGTACTTCGAGATCACGGACGAGGCGCCCTACGTGCACTACCTGAACACCTACAGCAGCAAGGAGCCCCAGCGGGGCATGGGCTTCATGCCCAAGCGTGGGCTGGATGTCAGCAAGTGCGAGATCGCCAG GTTCTTCAAGCTGCACGAGCGCAAGTGCGAGCCCATCGTCATGACAGTGCCACGCAAG TCAGACCTCTTCCAGGATGACCTGTACCCCGACACGCCAGGCCCCGAGCCAGCCCTGGAGGCGGATGAGTGGCTGTCAGGGAAGGACGCAGAGCCCATCCTCATCTCTCTGCGGGATGGGTACGTCCCCATCAAGAACCGGGAGCTGAAGGTGGTCAAGAAGAACATCCTGGACAGCAAACCCCCGCCAGGCCCCCGACGGAGCCACTCCAGCTGCAACTCCGACTACTTCTCT cagccagccttggaggaggtgctggaggagatCCGTGCCCTGAAGGAGACGGTCCAAGCGCAGGAGAAGCGCATCTCCGACCTGGAGAACAAACTCTGCCAGTTCACCAACGGCACGGACTAG
- the CORO6 gene encoding coronin-6 isoform X6: MSRRVVRQSKFRHVFGQPVKADQMYEDIRVSKVTCDSSFCAVNPKFVAIIVESGGGGAFIVLPLAKTGRVDKNHPLVTGHTAPVLDIDWCPHNDNVIASASEDTTVMVWQIPDYVPVRNITEPVVTLEGHSKRVSIISWHPTARNVLLSAGCDNLVILWNVGTGEMLLALDDMHTDLIYNVGWNRNGSLLVTTCKDKKVRVIDPRKQQIIAEKTKPHDGTRPIRAIFVADGKIFTTGFSRMSERQLGLWDLERFAPHEGLRPVRAIFTREGHIFTTGFTRMSQRELGLWDPNNFEEPIALQEMDTSNGVLLPFYDADSSIVYLCGKGDSSIRYFEITDEAPYVHYLNTYSSKEPQRGMGFMPKRGLDVSKCEIARFFKLHERKCEPIVMTVPRKSDLFQDDLYPDTPGPEPALEADEWLSGKDAEPILISLRDGYVPIKNRELKVVKKNILDSKPPPGPRRSHSSCNSDYFSQPALEEVLEEIRALKETVQAQEKRISDLENKLCQFTNGTD; this comes from the exons ATGAGCCGCCGCGTGGTGCGCCAGAGCAAGTTCCGGCACGTGTTCGGGCAGCCGGTGAAGGCAGACCAGATGTACGAGGACATCCGTGTCTCCAAGGTGACATGTGACAGCTCCTTCTGCGCCGTCAACCCCAAGTTTGTGGCCATCATTGTGGAGTCTGGTGGTGGTGGGGCCTTCATTGTCCTGCCCCTTGCCAAG ACAGGACGGGTGGACAAGAACCACCCGCTGGTGACAGGACACACAGCACCCGTGCTGGACATCGACTGGTGTCCCCACAACGACAACGTCATCGCCAGCGCCTCGGAGGACACCACCGTCATG GTGTGGCAGATCCCTGACTATGTCCCCGTGCGCAACATCACGGAGCCCGTGGTGACACTGGAGGGACACTCCAAGCGGGTGAGCATCATCTCCTGGCACCCCACCGCCCGCAACGTCCTGCTCAGCGCAG gctgtgacAACCTGGTGATCCTCTGGAACGTGGGGACGGGGGAGATGCTGCTGGCGCTGGATGACATGCACACCGACCTCATCTACAACGTGGGCTGGAACCGCAATGGCAGCCTCCTCGTCACCACCTGCAAGGACAAGAAGGTCCGTGTCATCGACCCCCGCAAGCAGCAGATCATAGCG GAGAAAACCAAACCGCACGACGGCACCCGCCCCATCCGCGCCATCTTCGTGGCCGATGGCAAGATCTTCACCACGGGCTTCAGCAGGATGAGCGAGCGGCAGCTGGGCCTCTGGGACCTG gaGAGGTTTGCCCCCCACGAAGGGCTGAGGCCCGTGCGGGCCATCTTCACGCGGGAAGGACACATCTTTACCACGGGCTTTACCAGAATGAGCCAGCGGGAGCTGGGCTTGTGGGACCCG AATAACTTTGAGGAGCCCATTGCCCTGCAAGAGATGGACACGAGCAATGGGGTCCTGCTGCCCTTCTATGACGCCGATTCCAGCATCGTCTACCTCTGCGGGAAG GGTGACAGCAGCATCCGGTACTTCGAGATCACGGACGAGGCGCCCTACGTGCACTACCTGAACACCTACAGCAGCAAGGAGCCCCAGCGGGGCATGGGCTTCATGCCCAAGCGTGGGCTGGATGTCAGCAAGTGCGAGATCGCCAG GTTCTTCAAGCTGCACGAGCGCAAGTGCGAGCCCATCGTCATGACAGTGCCACGCAAG TCAGACCTCTTCCAGGATGACCTGTACCCCGACACGCCAGGCCCCGAGCCAGCCCTGGAGGCGGATGAGTGGCTGTCAGGGAAGGACGCAGAGCCCATCCTCATCTCTCTGCGGGATGGGTACGTCCCCATCAAGAACCGGGAGCTGAAGGTGGTCAAGAAGAACATCCTGGACAGCAAACCCCCGCCAGGCCCCCGACGGAGCCACTCCAGCTGCAACTCCGACTACTTCTCT cagccagccttggaggaggtgctggaggagatCCGTGCCCTGAAGGAGACGGTCCAAGCGCAGGAGAAGCGCATCTCCGACCTGGAGAACAAACTCTGCCAGTTCACCAACGGCACGGACTAG
- the CORO6 gene encoding coronin-6 isoform X3 — MSRRVVRQSKFRHVFGQPVKADQMYEDIRVSKVTCDSSFCAVNPKFVAIIVESGGGGAFIVLPLAKTGRVDKNHPLVTGHTAPVLDIDWCPHNDNVIASASEDTTVMVWQIPDYVPVRNITEPVVTLEGHSKRVSIISWHPTARNVLLSAGCDNLVILWNVGTGEMLLALDDMHTDLIYNVGWNRNGSLLVTTCKDKKVRVIDPRKQQIIAEKTKPHDGTRPIRAIFVADGKIFTTGFSRMSERQLGLWDLNNFEEPIALQEMDTSNGVLLPFYDADSSIVYLCGKGDSSIRYFEITDEAPYVHYLNTYSSKEPQRGMGFMPKRGLDVSKCEIARFFKLHERKCEPIVMTVPRKSDLFQDDLYPDTPGPEPALEADEWLSGKDAEPILISLRDGYVPIKNRELKVVKKNILDSKPPPGPRRSHSSCNSDYFSPALEEVLEEIRALKETVQAQEKRISDLENKLCQFTNGTD, encoded by the exons ATGAGCCGCCGCGTGGTGCGCCAGAGCAAGTTCCGGCACGTGTTCGGGCAGCCGGTGAAGGCAGACCAGATGTACGAGGACATCCGTGTCTCCAAGGTGACATGTGACAGCTCCTTCTGCGCCGTCAACCCCAAGTTTGTGGCCATCATTGTGGAGTCTGGTGGTGGTGGGGCCTTCATTGTCCTGCCCCTTGCCAAG ACAGGACGGGTGGACAAGAACCACCCGCTGGTGACAGGACACACAGCACCCGTGCTGGACATCGACTGGTGTCCCCACAACGACAACGTCATCGCCAGCGCCTCGGAGGACACCACCGTCATG GTGTGGCAGATCCCTGACTATGTCCCCGTGCGCAACATCACGGAGCCCGTGGTGACACTGGAGGGACACTCCAAGCGGGTGAGCATCATCTCCTGGCACCCCACCGCCCGCAACGTCCTGCTCAGCGCAG gctgtgacAACCTGGTGATCCTCTGGAACGTGGGGACGGGGGAGATGCTGCTGGCGCTGGATGACATGCACACCGACCTCATCTACAACGTGGGCTGGAACCGCAATGGCAGCCTCCTCGTCACCACCTGCAAGGACAAGAAGGTCCGTGTCATCGACCCCCGCAAGCAGCAGATCATAGCG GAGAAAACCAAACCGCACGACGGCACCCGCCCCATCCGCGCCATCTTCGTGGCCGATGGCAAGATCTTCACCACGGGCTTCAGCAGGATGAGCGAGCGGCAGCTGGGCCTCTGGGACCTG AATAACTTTGAGGAGCCCATTGCCCTGCAAGAGATGGACACGAGCAATGGGGTCCTGCTGCCCTTCTATGACGCCGATTCCAGCATCGTCTACCTCTGCGGGAAG GGTGACAGCAGCATCCGGTACTTCGAGATCACGGACGAGGCGCCCTACGTGCACTACCTGAACACCTACAGCAGCAAGGAGCCCCAGCGGGGCATGGGCTTCATGCCCAAGCGTGGGCTGGATGTCAGCAAGTGCGAGATCGCCAG GTTCTTCAAGCTGCACGAGCGCAAGTGCGAGCCCATCGTCATGACAGTGCCACGCAAG TCAGACCTCTTCCAGGATGACCTGTACCCCGACACGCCAGGCCCCGAGCCAGCCCTGGAGGCGGATGAGTGGCTGTCAGGGAAGGACGCAGAGCCCATCCTCATCTCTCTGCGGGATGGGTACGTCCCCATCAAGAACCGGGAGCTGAAGGTGGTCAAGAAGAACATCCTGGACAGCAAACCCCCGCCAGGCCCCCGACGGAGCCACTCCAGCTGCAACTCCGACTACTTCTCT ccagccttggaggaggtgctggaggagatCCGTGCCCTGAAGGAGACGGTCCAAGCGCAGGAGAAGCGCATCTCCGACCTGGAGAACAAACTCTGCCAGTTCACCAACGGCACGGACTAG
- the CORO6 gene encoding coronin-6 isoform X1: MSRRVVRQSKFRHVFGQPVKADQMYEDIRVSKVTCDSSFCAVNPKFVAIIVESGGGGAFIVLPLAKTGRVDKNHPLVTGHTAPVLDIDWCPHNDNVIASASEDTTVMVWQIPDYVPVRNITEPVVTLEGHSKRVSIISWHPTARNVLLSAGCDNLVILWNVGTGEMLLALDDMHTDLIYNVGWNRNGSLLVTTCKDKKVRVIDPRKQQIIAEKTKPHDGTRPIRAIFVADGKIFTTGFSRMSERQLGLWDLNNFEEPIALQEMDTSNGVLLPFYDADSSIVYLCGKGDSSIRYFEITDEAPYVHYLNTYSSKEPQRGMGFMPKRGLDVSKCEIARFFKLHERKCEPIVMTVPRKSDLFQDDLYPDTPGPEPALEADEWLSGKDAEPILISLRDGYVPIKNRELKVVKKNILDSKPPPGPRRSHSSCNSDYFSQPALEEVLEEIRALKETVQAQEKRISDLENKLCQFTNGTD, encoded by the exons ATGAGCCGCCGCGTGGTGCGCCAGAGCAAGTTCCGGCACGTGTTCGGGCAGCCGGTGAAGGCAGACCAGATGTACGAGGACATCCGTGTCTCCAAGGTGACATGTGACAGCTCCTTCTGCGCCGTCAACCCCAAGTTTGTGGCCATCATTGTGGAGTCTGGTGGTGGTGGGGCCTTCATTGTCCTGCCCCTTGCCAAG ACAGGACGGGTGGACAAGAACCACCCGCTGGTGACAGGACACACAGCACCCGTGCTGGACATCGACTGGTGTCCCCACAACGACAACGTCATCGCCAGCGCCTCGGAGGACACCACCGTCATG GTGTGGCAGATCCCTGACTATGTCCCCGTGCGCAACATCACGGAGCCCGTGGTGACACTGGAGGGACACTCCAAGCGGGTGAGCATCATCTCCTGGCACCCCACCGCCCGCAACGTCCTGCTCAGCGCAG gctgtgacAACCTGGTGATCCTCTGGAACGTGGGGACGGGGGAGATGCTGCTGGCGCTGGATGACATGCACACCGACCTCATCTACAACGTGGGCTGGAACCGCAATGGCAGCCTCCTCGTCACCACCTGCAAGGACAAGAAGGTCCGTGTCATCGACCCCCGCAAGCAGCAGATCATAGCG GAGAAAACCAAACCGCACGACGGCACCCGCCCCATCCGCGCCATCTTCGTGGCCGATGGCAAGATCTTCACCACGGGCTTCAGCAGGATGAGCGAGCGGCAGCTGGGCCTCTGGGACCTG AATAACTTTGAGGAGCCCATTGCCCTGCAAGAGATGGACACGAGCAATGGGGTCCTGCTGCCCTTCTATGACGCCGATTCCAGCATCGTCTACCTCTGCGGGAAG GGTGACAGCAGCATCCGGTACTTCGAGATCACGGACGAGGCGCCCTACGTGCACTACCTGAACACCTACAGCAGCAAGGAGCCCCAGCGGGGCATGGGCTTCATGCCCAAGCGTGGGCTGGATGTCAGCAAGTGCGAGATCGCCAG GTTCTTCAAGCTGCACGAGCGCAAGTGCGAGCCCATCGTCATGACAGTGCCACGCAAG TCAGACCTCTTCCAGGATGACCTGTACCCCGACACGCCAGGCCCCGAGCCAGCCCTGGAGGCGGATGAGTGGCTGTCAGGGAAGGACGCAGAGCCCATCCTCATCTCTCTGCGGGATGGGTACGTCCCCATCAAGAACCGGGAGCTGAAGGTGGTCAAGAAGAACATCCTGGACAGCAAACCCCCGCCAGGCCCCCGACGGAGCCACTCCAGCTGCAACTCCGACTACTTCTCT cagccagccttggaggaggtgctggaggagatCCGTGCCCTGAAGGAGACGGTCCAAGCGCAGGAGAAGCGCATCTCCGACCTGGAGAACAAACTCTGCCAGTTCACCAACGGCACGGACTAG
- the CORO6 gene encoding coronin-6 isoform X4, producing the protein MSRRVVRQSKFRHVFGQPVKADQMYEDIRVSKVTCDSSFCAVNPKFVAIIVESGGGGAFIVLPLAKTGRVDKNHPLVTGHTAPVLDIDWCPHNDNVIASASEDTTVMVWQIPDYVPVRNITEPVVTLEGHSKRVSIISWHPTARNVLLSAGCDNLVILWNVGTGEMLLALDDMHTDLIYNVGWNRNGSLLVTTCKDKKVRVIDPRKQQIIAERFAPHEGLRPVRAIFTREGHIFTTGFTRMSQRELGLWDPNNFEEPIALQEMDTSNGVLLPFYDADSSIVYLCGKGDSSIRYFEITDEAPYVHYLNTYSSKEPQRGMGFMPKRGLDVSKCEIARFFKLHERKCEPIVMTVPRKSDLFQDDLYPDTPGPEPALEADEWLSGKDAEPILISLRDGYVPIKNRELKVVKKNILDSKPPPGPRRSHSSCNSDYFSPALEEVLEEIRALKETVQAQEKRISDLENKLCQFTNGTD; encoded by the exons ATGAGCCGCCGCGTGGTGCGCCAGAGCAAGTTCCGGCACGTGTTCGGGCAGCCGGTGAAGGCAGACCAGATGTACGAGGACATCCGTGTCTCCAAGGTGACATGTGACAGCTCCTTCTGCGCCGTCAACCCCAAGTTTGTGGCCATCATTGTGGAGTCTGGTGGTGGTGGGGCCTTCATTGTCCTGCCCCTTGCCAAG ACAGGACGGGTGGACAAGAACCACCCGCTGGTGACAGGACACACAGCACCCGTGCTGGACATCGACTGGTGTCCCCACAACGACAACGTCATCGCCAGCGCCTCGGAGGACACCACCGTCATG GTGTGGCAGATCCCTGACTATGTCCCCGTGCGCAACATCACGGAGCCCGTGGTGACACTGGAGGGACACTCCAAGCGGGTGAGCATCATCTCCTGGCACCCCACCGCCCGCAACGTCCTGCTCAGCGCAG gctgtgacAACCTGGTGATCCTCTGGAACGTGGGGACGGGGGAGATGCTGCTGGCGCTGGATGACATGCACACCGACCTCATCTACAACGTGGGCTGGAACCGCAATGGCAGCCTCCTCGTCACCACCTGCAAGGACAAGAAGGTCCGTGTCATCGACCCCCGCAAGCAGCAGATCATAGCG gaGAGGTTTGCCCCCCACGAAGGGCTGAGGCCCGTGCGGGCCATCTTCACGCGGGAAGGACACATCTTTACCACGGGCTTTACCAGAATGAGCCAGCGGGAGCTGGGCTTGTGGGACCCG AATAACTTTGAGGAGCCCATTGCCCTGCAAGAGATGGACACGAGCAATGGGGTCCTGCTGCCCTTCTATGACGCCGATTCCAGCATCGTCTACCTCTGCGGGAAG GGTGACAGCAGCATCCGGTACTTCGAGATCACGGACGAGGCGCCCTACGTGCACTACCTGAACACCTACAGCAGCAAGGAGCCCCAGCGGGGCATGGGCTTCATGCCCAAGCGTGGGCTGGATGTCAGCAAGTGCGAGATCGCCAG GTTCTTCAAGCTGCACGAGCGCAAGTGCGAGCCCATCGTCATGACAGTGCCACGCAAG TCAGACCTCTTCCAGGATGACCTGTACCCCGACACGCCAGGCCCCGAGCCAGCCCTGGAGGCGGATGAGTGGCTGTCAGGGAAGGACGCAGAGCCCATCCTCATCTCTCTGCGGGATGGGTACGTCCCCATCAAGAACCGGGAGCTGAAGGTGGTCAAGAAGAACATCCTGGACAGCAAACCCCCGCCAGGCCCCCGACGGAGCCACTCCAGCTGCAACTCCGACTACTTCTCT ccagccttggaggaggtgctggaggagatCCGTGCCCTGAAGGAGACGGTCCAAGCGCAGGAGAAGCGCATCTCCGACCTGGAGAACAAACTCTGCCAGTTCACCAACGGCACGGACTAG
- the CORO6 gene encoding coronin-6 isoform X2: MSRRVVRQSKFRHVFGQPVKADQMYEDIRVSKVTCDSSFCAVNPKFVAIIVESGGGGAFIVLPLAKTGRVDKNHPLVTGHTAPVLDIDWCPHNDNVIASASEDTTVMVWQIPDYVPVRNITEPVVTLEGHSKRVSIISWHPTARNVLLSAGCDNLVILWNVGTGEMLLALDDMHTDLIYNVGWNRNGSLLVTTCKDKKVRVIDPRKQQIIAERFAPHEGLRPVRAIFTREGHIFTTGFTRMSQRELGLWDPNNFEEPIALQEMDTSNGVLLPFYDADSSIVYLCGKGDSSIRYFEITDEAPYVHYLNTYSSKEPQRGMGFMPKRGLDVSKCEIARFFKLHERKCEPIVMTVPRKSDLFQDDLYPDTPGPEPALEADEWLSGKDAEPILISLRDGYVPIKNRELKVVKKNILDSKPPPGPRRSHSSCNSDYFSQPALEEVLEEIRALKETVQAQEKRISDLENKLCQFTNGTD; the protein is encoded by the exons ATGAGCCGCCGCGTGGTGCGCCAGAGCAAGTTCCGGCACGTGTTCGGGCAGCCGGTGAAGGCAGACCAGATGTACGAGGACATCCGTGTCTCCAAGGTGACATGTGACAGCTCCTTCTGCGCCGTCAACCCCAAGTTTGTGGCCATCATTGTGGAGTCTGGTGGTGGTGGGGCCTTCATTGTCCTGCCCCTTGCCAAG ACAGGACGGGTGGACAAGAACCACCCGCTGGTGACAGGACACACAGCACCCGTGCTGGACATCGACTGGTGTCCCCACAACGACAACGTCATCGCCAGCGCCTCGGAGGACACCACCGTCATG GTGTGGCAGATCCCTGACTATGTCCCCGTGCGCAACATCACGGAGCCCGTGGTGACACTGGAGGGACACTCCAAGCGGGTGAGCATCATCTCCTGGCACCCCACCGCCCGCAACGTCCTGCTCAGCGCAG gctgtgacAACCTGGTGATCCTCTGGAACGTGGGGACGGGGGAGATGCTGCTGGCGCTGGATGACATGCACACCGACCTCATCTACAACGTGGGCTGGAACCGCAATGGCAGCCTCCTCGTCACCACCTGCAAGGACAAGAAGGTCCGTGTCATCGACCCCCGCAAGCAGCAGATCATAGCG gaGAGGTTTGCCCCCCACGAAGGGCTGAGGCCCGTGCGGGCCATCTTCACGCGGGAAGGACACATCTTTACCACGGGCTTTACCAGAATGAGCCAGCGGGAGCTGGGCTTGTGGGACCCG AATAACTTTGAGGAGCCCATTGCCCTGCAAGAGATGGACACGAGCAATGGGGTCCTGCTGCCCTTCTATGACGCCGATTCCAGCATCGTCTACCTCTGCGGGAAG GGTGACAGCAGCATCCGGTACTTCGAGATCACGGACGAGGCGCCCTACGTGCACTACCTGAACACCTACAGCAGCAAGGAGCCCCAGCGGGGCATGGGCTTCATGCCCAAGCGTGGGCTGGATGTCAGCAAGTGCGAGATCGCCAG GTTCTTCAAGCTGCACGAGCGCAAGTGCGAGCCCATCGTCATGACAGTGCCACGCAAG TCAGACCTCTTCCAGGATGACCTGTACCCCGACACGCCAGGCCCCGAGCCAGCCCTGGAGGCGGATGAGTGGCTGTCAGGGAAGGACGCAGAGCCCATCCTCATCTCTCTGCGGGATGGGTACGTCCCCATCAAGAACCGGGAGCTGAAGGTGGTCAAGAAGAACATCCTGGACAGCAAACCCCCGCCAGGCCCCCGACGGAGCCACTCCAGCTGCAACTCCGACTACTTCTCT cagccagccttggaggaggtgctggaggagatCCGTGCCCTGAAGGAGACGGTCCAAGCGCAGGAGAAGCGCATCTCCGACCTGGAGAACAAACTCTGCCAGTTCACCAACGGCACGGACTAG